One genomic region from Yarrowia lipolytica chromosome 1C, complete sequence encodes:
- a CDS encoding uncharacterized protein (Compare to YALI0C03498g:2, Full length Line element), producing the protein MSFTSTTTPSKAPCKSTQAKMKSPNVKVITANIGGFKMAEALNRLPDTIVNIIRTTHYPDLVLLQETNWVDSSLQTAQQIISNSPYPGGRHYTLLGSTAGVSNRSVGVGLVYSDNVTITNFTTVFEYFPALDNRLCLADVHIKGTDRHLSLINVYAPNEQGASPFTNRQFYQSLDDYLRLHPCQYPLIAAGDWNAVASNDGRIGEKVTTHLKDFLANWDLLDTYTLISKHRKGLYTHTNNSRGAGRRLDQLHISSTLSQWIKSTQLVTNKQGHNITKSSHHAVQFVFNFGNLTQRQDRGPGTWRMPWWVFDTEYIAWLKFHVKSILKRYGPLKPSLKLQCLKENIKVTIQQEAKNRALRDSNHPDNRRREALMATASDWQAYPANEPYPMLHARVEQSKQQMEIHSLRNHQGRVKTDTSSLCDISARYFDNIFDRAADINDTDDSAFLDLFPEETRRVNTANPSLDSSFTKEEIFDTIKASTHNSAPGPDGIPYRFYRDCWDELGDLMTDVYNEAGADSPISTERNTAIIKLLYKSGDQADISNYRPISLINTEVKIYTQLINKAIQNILPDSIHGAQNGFVPGRHITNNLDTMDHFCNAYSQLNMGWVVGSLDFRKAYDTISQSWVIKTLRNVGVSELMINRILAVQQNAVTRINIRGVLSRPVRIKIGVRQGCPLSPTLFIIAVDALVRRLDREMFGLAPGLPLSHHHTTGHRPPQPPTHPEAVAAGHMKVSAFADDIAVFLNNIQDVATVGRVLCLFQRVSGLTLNPSKTVLQKIGPPDCFVPLTFIDAEWQRTIDATWPTDNNTRQAPTLRTSDNIFRYLGVHFGNRERLDTHYAQIKEDLKESLRRLSLWGLPYYSKAWMINIYFFSKLNFLGPYVSQIDNTFIRELNELACDKINKLSPDKTRKTFSNGFIQTPVGRGGLNLRDMGRFMVCLKAARAYRFFHGSSPALWDCTFQFYSRTHSLTQEKPHQRVDCRFPTGQAWGYAASPTMRDAIRASFELNKPLTAEHANPREDHEPSTTDTVNHRIWERNQVNVRAAESFREAHVDIAAARRYHPVRMVSTAEIDHLRWSMGPLTLENFMFHKTSSPDLPNFPHTLARPKKWTQRSDYGGISDDMVWQEVMHDLRKHYIADANKAQVLHLMRISRLPLVKWRYPDDHVFTKKNPGCGLCDKAIIQDLHEHIFCKCEVLLSMLTRMKIPSVDSLKDWIFTESKCGVLPSFPGHVNSDAPRKHQQVKTRKYLRELAYGIWKMERSLRYSGDDATLGHVQQGLLQFLKEAQMCFYDGQPPALHDERE; encoded by the coding sequence ATGTCTTTCACCTCTACTACCACCCCTTCTAAAGCCCCATGTAAGAGCACCCAGGCCAAAATGAAATCTCCGAATGTTAAAGTCATCACGGCTAACATCGGCGGTTTTAAGATGGCGGAAGCGCTTAACCGATTACCCGACACCATTGTAAACATTATTCGAACTACTCACTACCCcgatctcgtccttcttcaagagaCGAACTGGGTGGACTCCTCCCTACAAACCGCTCAACAAATCATTTCAAACTCGCCCTACCCGGGGGGCAGACACTACACCCTCCTCGGCTCCACAGCTGGTGTTTCTAATAGAAGCGTCGGCGTGGGGCTAGTCTATTCCGAcaacgtcaccatcacaaacTTTACAACAGTTTTTGAATACTTCCCAGCCCTAGACAACAGACTGTGTTTGGCCGACGTGCACATCAAAGGCACCGACAGACACCTATCGCTGATCAACGTATACGCACCAAACGAGCAGGGAGCCTCCCCCTTCACTAACCGGCAGTTCTACCAGTCACTAGACGACTATCTACGCCTCCATCCCTGCCAATACCCCCTGATAGCGGCAGGCGATTGGAACGCGgtcgcctccaacgacggcaGGATTGGCGAAAAAGTGACGACTCACCTTAAGGACTTCTTAGCTAACTGGGACTTACTAGACACCTACACTCTAAtcagcaaacacagaaaaggcctctacactcacaccaacaacagccgcgGAGCTGGCAGGCGCCTGGATCAGCTGCACATCTCTTCGACACTCTCACAGTGGATCAAATCCACACAACTGGtaaccaacaagcagggtcACAACATCACGAAGTCCTCTCACCACGCGGTCCAATTCGTCTTTAACTTTGGCAACCTCACCCAGCGACAAGACAGAGGCCCAGGCACCTGGAGGATGCCCTGGTGGGTTTTTGATACAGAGTACATTGCTTGGCTCAAGTTCCACGTCAAATCCATTCTGAAGCGATATGGTCCTTTGAAGCCCAGCCTGAAGCTGCAATGCCTGAAAGAAAACATTAAGGTCACCATCCAACAGGAAGCCAAAAACCGCGCACTTCGAGATTCCAACCACCCAGACAACAGACGCCGCGAGGCCCTcatggcaacagcctcaGACTGGCAAGCCTACCCAGCTAACGAGCCATACCCGATGCTCCATGCTCGGGTCGAACAATCCAAGcaacagatggagatccacTCCCTACggaaccaccaaggccgagtgaagaccgacacctcctctctctgcgACATCTCAGCTCGATACTTTGACAACATCTTCGACAGAGCTGCCGATATCAacgacaccgacgacagcgcCTTTTTAGACCTCTTCCCCGAAGAAACCCGGAGGGTGAATACAGCTAACCCAAGCCTGGACTCGTCTtttaccaaggaggagatcttcgATACCATCAAGGCGTCTACGCACAACAGCGCGCCAGGGCCAGACGGCATCCCGTACAGGTTCTACCGCGACTGCTGGGATGAGCTGGGGGACTTGATGACGGACGTCTACAACGAAGCTGGAGCCGACTCGCCCATCAGCACCGAACGCAACACCGCTATCatcaaactactgtacaagtcggGAGATCAGgccgacatctccaactacaggcCTATTTCTTTGATCAACACAGAGGTGAAGATCTACACACAGCTCATTAACAAAgccatccagaacattCTTCCGGACAGCATTCACGGCGCCCAAAACGGTTTCGTACCGGGTCGACACATCACTAACAAtctcgacaccatggaTCATTTTTGCAACGCCTACTCCCAGCTGAACATGGGTTGGGTCGTAGGATCACTGGACTTCCGGAAAGCCTACGACACTATCAGCCAGAGTTGGGTGATAAAGACGCTTCGAAATGTGGGTGTCTCGGAACTGATGATCAACCGTATCCTAGCTGTACAACAGAACGCAGTAACGAGAATCAACATCAGAGGTGTCCTATCTCGCCCAGTCCGCATCAAGATCGGAGTGAGACAAGGAtgccctctctctccaaccctcttcatcatcgcAGTAGACGCACTTGTGCGTCGTCTGGACCGAGAGATGTTTGGACTGGCCCCAGGCCTGCCACtatcccaccaccacaccactgGGCACAGGCCGCCACAACCCCCTACTCACCCggaggcagtggcagctggACACATGAAGGTGTCGGCTTTCGCGGACGACATAGCGgtgttcctcaacaacatccaggacgTGGCCACGGTTGGTAGAGtgctctgcctcttccaacggGTCTCAGGCCTCACACTAAACCCGTCAAAGACGGTGCTTCAGAAGATCGGCCCCCCCGATTGTTTTGTTCCACTAACCTTTATTGACGCAGAATGGCAGCGAACAATTGACGCCACCTGGCcaaccgacaacaacacacgacAGGCCCCGACGCTCCGGACATCTGACAACATTTTCCGGTACCTCGGAGTACACTTCGGAAATCGCGAAAGGTTGGACACGCACTAcgctcagatcaaggaggacctcaaggagtcgcTGCGACGCCTTTCACTATGGGGTCTCCCCTATTACAGCAAGGCGTGGATGATCAacatctacttcttctcgaaactGAATTTCCTTGGACCCTACGTCAGCCAGATCGACAACACCTTCATCCGAGAGCTGAACGAACTAGCGtgcgacaagatcaacaaatTATCACCCGACAAAACACGCAAAACCTTCAGCAATGGTTTCATCCAAACTCCGgtaggcagaggaggactgAACCTGCGGGACATGGGACGTTTCATGGTGTGCCTGAAGGCCGCTCGGGCTTACAGGTTCTTCCATGGCTCATCGCCGGCCCTTTGGGACTGCACCTTCCAGTTCTACAGCAGAACTCACAGTCTCACACAGGAAAAGCCACACCAGCGCGTCGACTGCCGCTTTCCGACAGGCCAAGCTTGGGGCTACGCAgcctcccccaccatgcGAGACGCAATCagagcttctttcgagctcaacaagccccTCACCGCGGAACATGCCaaccctcgagaagatcacgAGCCCTctacaacagacacagttaATCACAGAATCTGGGAACGAAACCAGGTGAAcgtgagagcagcagaatctttCCGGGAAGCACACGTCGACATCGCAGCCGCGAGACGATACCATCCGGTCAGAATGGTGTCCACAGCGGAAATCGACCACCTCCGGTGGAGCATGGGACCACTTACTCtagagaacttcatgtttcacaagacctcgtctcccgacttgccaaacttcccacacacacttgcACGACCGAAGAAGTGGACTCAACGAAGCGACTACGGGGGCATCTCtgacgacatggtctgGCAGGAGGTAATGCATGACCTTCGAAAACACTACATcgccgacgccaacaaagcacaagttcttcacctcatGCGGATATCTCGACTTCCGCTCGtgaaatggagataccctgacgaccacgttttcaccaagaagaatccAGGATGCGGGCTCTGTGATAAGGCCATCATTCAGGATCTGCACGAGCATATCTTCTGCAAGTgcgaagttcttctttccatgttgaccaggatgaagattccgtcagtggactctctaaaggactggatctttaccgagtcgaaatgtggagtactcccctctttcccagggcatgtgaacagtgacgccccccggaaacatcaacaagtcaagacACGCAAATATCTGCGGGAATTGGCTtatgggatctggaagatggagagatcccTCCGGTACTCAGGGGACGACGCCACcctgggacatgtccaacagggtttgcttcaattcctgaaggaagcccagatgtgtttctacgatggacaaccgccagcacttcacgatgagcgagagtag
- a CDS encoding uncharacterized protein (Compare to YALI0C14872g, weakly similar to DEHA0B02497g Debaryomyces hansenii IPF 9327.1 and ca|CA4834|IPF1217 Candida albicans or ca|IPF1216 Candida albicans), translated as MPYIQSYRAYPNRPPPPPSKPYWYRFVHPDWFLNNLNLKSAKIILRNWAASFSMLFLLTVKPAWAWTGSSAHLALIMTVVQTSGQVSVIGAFIANCVLCAFIVWGWVCGYIIPGYIANRYFYDSVTQADILKDVISRGVCSASLPKKELIACMTDYCVHGHYMKAGPGVVYAIWVAVACTVCFWCKFHDPMTFAAGASTSFIAAAVAADSAMHFPWYAPKTIGAGMLKPMGIGLAANVVVAIIFFPFTSGYQFTTKLLRFQGAVVQTLEWQVGFLAQAKPSVPDTWLGYWKLEQCVSGLRSLGPVLRMSSGPIPLEFSFTRFTIAGYQSARITARRLTSQLTGLIMIFDSIEHLRRVIIEDKEASIEPVISEIHKKYAPVGVYETQHSVASVLRQSEKPVTLSDLDETIQTLSDICGPMVLKQAGMMKVAIKWITVANDFRGWSWLPWLHKKHVLDQQTMALEISSAYEHFSKATESFREKRFAVTENTMSPYLILQKTLYCGYVEEVNRTITFMVEKLISFDRDHPTPHWITGIFKMASLKFASISVFTSSADALVGNDAEAEKITPLKAERDPDALPARHWGHKIGKKVRLFYARSRASSWLVPIKGALFCVAALTPALFTNTHYWYYKNRCYWAVVMTGMSVAEYAADNMFSAVNRIFHTFYAVVIGMVTWYISTGNGHGNAYGFMVAFGIVLLLMHFYREFWPPGVSPVPRLMLCIAMCLVVSISWLDGQNPGAVYVGYGFTAAWHRYVTVCVGIVIGMICCNFPHPKSGKKAVRLIVASVVGNTGTLFCQVMTFAAEKLKHPGLVVDATDDPFSDNIEMCVLKLMGAKRLSGVIKYEPDLSGPWPRRSYMELLALCSELVELYAHLYFVIKRLEDVEKWLPEVIRCVGWDHPVLMSNFFSVVFMASTGLREGIGLPQMTPGHLYHEHAAVARKRLMDANLQGPVNTPDSATFLSAVSIANKIYDRMDRILVLIKAIVGEQYSHHDYYMQKMLENMA; from the coding sequence ATGCCATACATACAATCCTATCGCGCGTATCCAAATCGcccgccgccgccgcccAGTAAACCGTACTGGTACCGGTTCGTCCATCCGGACTGGTTCCTAAACAATCTGAATCTAAAGTCCGCCAAGATCATTCTCCGAAACTGGGCAGCATCCTTCTCCATGCTCTTTCTACTCACAGTCAAGCCAGCCTGGGCATGGACAGGCTCCTCGGCACACCTGGCATTAATCATGACAGTTGTGCAGACGTCAGGGCAGGTTTCAGTGATCGGAGCTTTCATCGCAAATTGTGTGCTGTGTGCTTTCATCGTCTGGGGTTGGGTGTGTGGATACATCATTCCTGGATACATTGCCAACAGGTACTTTTATGACTCTGTTACGCAAGctgacattctcaaggatgTGATTTCCAGAGGTGTGTGTTCAGCCAGTTTGCCTAAGAAGGAACTCATTGCATGCATGACGGACTACTGTGTTCACGGCCACTACATGAAAGCCGGCCCCGGTGTTGTTTACGCCATTTGGGTTGCCGTGGCTTGTACAGTTTGTTTCTGGTGCAAGTTCCACGACCCCATGACATTCGCAGCAGGAGCTTCAACCTCGTTTATCGCTGCAGCTGTGGCAGCAGACTCAGCTATGCATTTCCCTTGGTACGCCCCTAAAACCATTGGTGCTGGCATGCTCAAGCCCATGGGTATCGGACTTGCTGCCAACGTGGTGGTAGCAATAATTTTCTTCCCCTTCACATCGGGGTACCAGTTCACCACTAAGCTGCTGAGGTTCCAGGGGGCTGTTGTACAGACATTGGAATGGCAGGTTGGCTTCTTAGCCCAGGCCAAGCCGAGTGTTCCCGATACTTGGCTAGGGTACTGGAAACTCGAACAGTGTGTCTCTGGTCTACGGAGTCTGGGTCCTGTCTTGAGGATGTCGTCAGGACCTATTCCTCTTGAATTCAGTTTCACCCGATTCACCATTGCTGGATACCAGAGCGCGCGAATCACAGCCCGGCGTCTCACTTCCCAGCTGACTGGTCTCATTATGATTTTCGATTCGATCGAACACTTGCGGCGCGTCATAAttgaggacaaggaggcaAGCATTGAGCCTGTCATCAGTGAGATCCACAAGAAGTATGCCCCTGTGGGTGTGTATGAAACCCAGCATTCGGTCGCAAGCGTCTTGAGACAATCCGAAAAACCCGTTACCCTTTCTGATCTCGATGAGACCATTCAAACCCTGTCTGATATTTGTGGTCCCATGGTTTTGAAACAAGCAGGCATGATGAAGGTGGCTATCAAGTGGATTACTGTAGCCAATGACTTTCGAGGATGGTCTTGGTTGCCTTGGTTACACAAGAAGCACGTGCTTGACCAGCAAACAATGGCTCTGGAGATATCTTCAGCTTACGAACACTTTTCCAAGGCAACTGAATCGTTTCGCGAGAAGCGATTTGCTGTTACTGAAAACACAATGAGTCCTTACCTAATTCTTCAAAAGACTCTTTATTGTGGCTACGTTGAAGAAGTGAATCGAACCATTACTTTCATGGTTGAAAAGCTCATATCTTTTGACCGAGATCATCCCACCCCCCACTGGATTACTGGCATTTTCAAAATGGCTTCTCTGAAATTTGCATCCATTTCTGTCTTCACTTCTTCGGCTGATGCTCTCGTTGGAAACGACGCTGAGGCCGAAAAAATCACTCCCCTGAAGGCAGAGCGAGATCCAGACGCCCTTCCTGCCCGTCACTGGGGCCACAAGATTGGAAAGAAGGTACGATTATTCTACGCCAGATCGCGTGCCTCGTCCTGGCTTGTCCCTATCAAAGGAGCGCTATTCTGTGTGGCTGCCCTGACCCCGGCTCTGTTCACAAACACCCATTACTGGTACTACAAGAACCGATGTTACTGGGCTGTGGTTATGACCGGTATGTCTGTGGCCGAGTATGCTGCAGATAACATGTTTTCTGCCGTCAACCGTATCTTCCACACTTTTTATGCTGTGGTCATTGGTATGGTTACATGGTACATCTCCACTGGTAACGGTCACGGTAACGCCTATGGTTTCATGGTGGCCTTTGGCATTGTTCTTTTGCTGATGCATTTCTACCGAGAGTTCTGGCCGCCTGGAGTCTCCCCGGTGCCCAGACTCATGTTGTGCATTGCAATGTGTCTGGTTGTCTCCATTTCGTGGCTCGATGGTCAGAACCCAGGAGCTGTCTATGTTGGCTACGGTTTCACTGCGGCATGGCATCGTTATGTCACCGTCTGTGTTGGTATTGTGATTGGTATGATCTGCTGCAATTTCCCGCATCCCAAGTCCGGCAAGAAAGCCGTCCGACTTATTGTTGCATCTGTTGTGGGCAATACAGGTACTCTGTTTTGCCAGGTGATGACTTTTGCCGCGGAGAAATTGAAGCACCCTGGACTGGTGGTGGATGCCACTGACGATCCCTTCTCGGACAACATTGAAATGTGTGTGCTGAAGCTCATGGGAGCCAAGCGACTCTCTGGTGTGATCAAGTATGAGCCTGACCTTTCAGGTCCTTGGCCACGACGAAGCTATATGGAGCTTCTGGCTCTCTGTTcggagctggtggagttgtACGCACATTTGTATTTTGTCATCAAGCGTTTGGAAGACGTGGAGAAGTGGCTGCCGGAGGTAATTCGATGTGTGGGATGGGACCACCCTGTCCTCATGTCAAATTTCTTCTCAGTCGTGTTCATGGCAAGTACCGGTCTTCGAGAAGGTATTGGTTTGCCTCAGATGACCCCTGGACATTTGTACCATGAGCATGCAGCTGTTGCTCGAAAGCGTTTGATGGATGCAAACTTGCAGGGTCCCGTCAACACTCCTGATTCTGCCACCTTCCTCAGTGCTGTTTCCATCGCCAACAAGATCTACGATCGAATGGACCGAATTCTTGTTCTGATCAAGGCAATTGTTGGTGAACAGTACTCTCATCATGATTATTATATGCAGAAGATGCTGGAAAACATGGCTTGA
- a CDS encoding uncharacterized protein (Compare to YALI0C03487g, Full length Line element,uniprot|Q8NIP4 Yarrowia lipolytica gag-like protein), with the protein METAQAQASAGNSLGAPNPPPPDLSRGDGATSTETPNQTDIEKIQKNDKNDENNKKNDKNDKNDKKNDNNITLNAWKSKAEVKALLTSNPSTLKFNLNKERISEPLAAPNGRHTSGRFNVSYVASKENFFRRALDRSATPDWNLPISMFLEHLDNAAEVDEKDTISVLEGVIEKFDEIKGQVGLAEFDLSRHNLDIVPHLIDQINLEQDPEDCYQVGNGWHYLTSDALTDPHEQRMAVILETVSLIVEANTQDYRIMRKGSANPAGRRVLYYFNLPSYMKMERQTEDAFKIHLNAILNQFDVDIDQAIPGSSLLSGTLLMTSANHQNISGPVIAVRALLGSTLPQTIPDFFVNLDPTKARLTGSKLIKMHFANGDNICVKCKSTKHIREACPEKDMVTPKIFRTRAHQGTLPQRGKALASIHAPSTVEPPVQTRKFHHTPATHQWETVGTKSPRHRRTRDTSPQPTGQKPLRSYYNFEVLSDKTGEDTPEETEQTNQLPSTNQQHGTQNLPINIPASEEDTVPDDQETEQADVSMNGFDTQPDALAHPEVAPDVTQFLPPATPLNTEATNNGLPHDHTSPNTTNQTQPPPGSIHEGRPRGGHTTSSFSGEPSHTTLGKKHIAVFQTASSEVPVQILNPDRSENRLCWLPSQEVAKFIDGRCPTFLSTCHFKVFHDGATLSSVDEIVEPPNSPPNPPRVTTLHEVDTMLRPGQNQ; encoded by the coding sequence ATGGAAACAGCGCAAGCCCAAGCTTCGGCGGGTAACTCCTTGGGCGCTCCGAACCCCCCACCTCCTGATTTATCgcgaggtgatggagccaCCTCAACCGAAACCCCCAACCAAaccgacattgaaaaaatccaaaaaaacgacaaaaacgatgaaaacaacaaaaaaaacgacaaaaacgacaaaaacgacaaaaaaaacgacaacaatATCACCCTCAACGCCTGGAAGAGCAAGGCCGAAGTCAAGGCTCTCCTGACATCGAACCCCTCCACACTCAaattcaacctcaacaaggagcgaatTTCGGAGCCCCTTGCGGCGCCGAATGGTAGGCATACCTCCGGCCGTTTCAACGTGTCCTATGTAGCCAGCAAGGAAAACTTCTTCCGAAGAGCTCTTGACCGCTCCGCCACCCCTGATTGGAATCTTCCTATCTCCATGTTCCTCGAGCACCTCGATAACGCCGCTGaagtcgacgagaaggacaccATCAGTGTCCTCGAGGGCGTCATCGAAAAgttcgacgagatcaagggtCAGGTTGGTCTGGCGGAGTTTGACCTGTCCAGGCACAACCTAGACATCGTCCCCCACCTGATCGACCAGATTAACTTAGAACAGGACCCTGAAGACTGCTACCAAGTGGGAAATGGTTGGCACTACCTGACGTCGGACGCCCTCACTGACCCCCACGAACAACGAATGgctgtcattctggagacagttagtctcattgttgaggCCAATACTCAAGATTATCGCATCATGAGGAAGGGCTCGGCTAaccctgctggacgaagaGTACTTTACTACTTCAACCTACCCTCgtacatgaagatggagcgtCAGACGGAGGATGCTTTCAAGATCCACCTCAACGCTattctcaaccagttcGACGTAGACATTGATCAGGCCATTCCAGGTTCCTCCCTCTTGAGTGGCACCCTTCTGATGACCTCTGCCAACCATCAGAACATCTCGGGTCCTGTGATCGCAGTTCGTGCTCTCCTAGGCTCCACCCTGCCCCAGACCATCCCCGACTTCTTCGTCAACCTGGATCCCACCAAGGCTAGGCTTACCggctcaaagttgatcaAGATGCACTTCGCCAACGGCGATAACATCTGTGTTAAGTGCAAGAGCACTAAGCACATCCGGGAGGCCTGCCCCGAGAAAGACATGGTCACTCCCAAGATCTTCCGCACCCGCGCTCACCAGGGTACCCTCCCACAGAGAGGTAAAGCCCTTGCTTCCATCCATGCCCCATCCACCGTGGAGCCCCCGGTCCAAACTCGCAAGTTCCACCACACGCCTGCTACTCACCAGTGGGAGACCGTCGGCACTAAGTCCCCTAGACATAGACGGACTCGAGACACGTCCCCCCAACCCACCGGTCAGAAGCCCCTCCGATCTTACTACAACTTTGAAGTCTTGAGCGACAAAACCGGAGAGGACACAcccgaagagaccgagcAAACTAACCAGCTGCCCTCTAcgaaccagcagcatggaacTCAGAATCTAcccatcaacatccccgCCTCCGAGGAAGACACAGTTCCCGACGACCAGGAAACGGAACAGGCTGACGTATCCATGAACGGCTTTGACACCCAGCCTGACGCACTTGCTCACCCTGAAGTAGCCCCTGATGTCACCCAGTTTCTTCCCCCCGCTACCCCGCTTAacaccgaggccaccaacaacggcctTCCCCACGACCACACCAGTCCCAACACGaccaaccaaacacaaccccccCCCGGAAGTATCCACGAGGGccgaccccgaggagggcacaccacctccagttTCTCTGGCGAGCCCTCTCACACCACGCTCGGCAAGAAGCACATTGCGGTCTTCCAGACCGCCTCGAGCGAGGTTCCGGTGCAAATCCTGAACCCGGACAGGTCGGAGAACagactctgctggctgcCTTCTCAGGAGGTAGCAAAGTTCATTGACGGGAGGTGCCCGACATTCCTGTCTACATGCCACTTCAAAGTTTTCCACGACGGTGCGACACTCAGCTCggtagacgagattgtAGAACCCCCGAACAGTCCCCCGAACCCCCCTAGGGTGACCACTCTCCATGAGGTGGACACAATGCTCCGACCGGGGCAGAACCAGTAA